The sequence GATCAGTTTTTGAATTTCATCAGTACCATCATAAATCCGCCACAATCTTGCTTCACGATACCAGCGTTCGATGGGAAGCTCTCTTGTGTAGCCCATCCCTCCGTGAATTTGAAGGACCCGATCCACTACCCGATTGCCCATATTCGATCCGTACAGCTTGGCAATCGATGCAACATGGCGATTATCTTCTCCTTGATCCAGCGTGAATGCTGCATTTAGCACAAGCCATCTGGCAGCTTCAATTTCCACGGCAGAGTCAGCGATCTTCCATTGAATCGCTTGTCTATCCGCGATTGGCTTTCCAAATGTCTCCCTTTCCTTTGAATAGTCAATCGCCATTTGAAGTAAGCGTTCCGCTGCTCCTACCGCTTGTGCCCCTACAATCCACCGTGCGAACCCGATCCATTCCAGGCCAAGATTGTAGCCACCATCAATTTCACCCAGAATATTTTCTTCAGGCACCCGCACGTCATCAAAAAACAGACTGGCCGGTCCCCATTCCCCCATGGTATGAATGTATTCAGATGTCCATCCCATCCTACGATCGGCAATAAAACAGGTTACTCCGTCCCGACCCGTTCGCCGATGCTTTTCCTTATCGGTCACCGCCATGACCATGACAAAGTCTGCTTCATTTCCGCCCGTAATAAAGGTTTTTTCACCATTTAACACCCACTCATTTCCATCCTTCACTGCGGTCATCCGAATGTTTTGAGTATCGGATCCAGCTCCCGGTTCCGTCATGGCGAAGCAGGACTTTTTCTCTCCGTTTATAGTGGGGATCAAATAGTTCTTTTTCTGTTCTTCGTTGGCATAGTATAGGATGTTGTCTGCATAACCACCGAAACTGAAAGGCACAAAGGTTTTGGAGATTTCCATATATACAATGGCCATCATCATTTGCCCGAGATCCGCTCCGCCGTACTCTTCTGGTGTATTGATCCCCCAGAACCCTGCTTCCTTTGCTTTTAACTGTAGCTCATTTCTTTTTTCCGGGGAAAGACTTGGTTTTCCTTCCCGTTCATTTCTTAGCACTTCATTTTCTAAAGGTATAAGTTCTTTCTCAACAAATTTACGGATGGTTTTTTGAATCATCCTTTGTTCATCTGATAACCGTAAGTTCATACCGGTTC is a genomic window of Rossellomorea sp. y25 containing:
- a CDS encoding acyl-CoA dehydrogenase family protein; amino-acid sequence: MNLRLSDEQRMIQKTIRKFVEKELIPLENEVLRNEREGKPSLSPEKRNELQLKAKEAGFWGINTPEEYGGADLGQMMMAIVYMEISKTFVPFSFGGYADNILYYANEEQKKNYLIPTINGEKKSCFAMTEPGAGSDTQNIRMTAVKDGNEWVLNGEKTFITGGNEADFVMVMAVTDKEKHRRTGRDGVTCFIADRRMGWTSEYIHTMGEWGPASLFFDDVRVPEENILGEIDGGYNLGLEWIGFARWIVGAQAVGAAERLLQMAIDYSKERETFGKPIADRQAIQWKIADSAVEIEAARWLVLNAAFTLDQGEDNRHVASIAKLYGSNMGNRVVDRVLQIHGGMGYTRELPIERWYREARLWRIYDGTDEIQKLIISRNLLKGHVKVGQFV